GGCGCCCACGGTCCGCCCACCCTCCCGGATGGCAAACCGCAAACCCTCCTCCAGCGCCACCGGCTTGATCAGCTCCACCGTGAACGTCACATTGTCCCCAGG
This genomic stretch from Thermus filiformis harbors:
- a CDS encoding EF-Tu C-terminal domain-related protein, which produces PGDNVTFTVELIKPVALEEGLRFAIREGGRTVGAGVVTKILE